The Apium graveolens cultivar Ventura chromosome 6, ASM990537v1, whole genome shotgun sequence genome contains a region encoding:
- the LOC141668284 gene encoding beta-xylosidase/alpha-L-arabinofuranosidase 2-like, with product MRIPCFYTMVSSKNRALSSVLLCFRVLCLIVLQIWSPSRQVLAQSSANFACDVAKNPAVASYAFCDQKLDVKSRVSDLVKRLTLQEKIANLVNNAGGASRLGVPKYEWWSEALHGVSYVGPGTHFSSLVPGATSFPQVICTAASFNSSLFEAIGKAVSNEARAMYNVGLAGLTYWSPNINIYRDPRWGRGHETPGEDPLLTSKYGSSYVKGLQERDDGDKERLKVGACCKHYTAYDVDNWKGIDRYHFNAVVTKQDMDDTYQPPFKSCVIDGNVASVMCSYNQVNGKATCGDPDLLAGVIRGEWKLNGYISSDCDSLDVMFNSQHYTKTPQETAAIAIKAGLDLNCGDFLAKHTENAVKEGLVKEADLDNAVTNNFATLVRLGFFDGDPSKQLYGKLGPKDVCTPANQELAREAARQGAVLLKNSPGSLPLSIKTIKSLAVIGPNANVTKTMIANYEGTPCKYTTPLQGLTALVPTLYAPGCANVACATAQVDAATKIASTADATVLIVGDDQSIETESRDRIDITLPGQQTLLIQQVAKASKGPVILVIMSGGGMDVQFAKDDPKITSIMWVGFPGEAGGAAIADVIFGFFNPSGRLPMTWYPQSYVNKVNMTNMNMRPDPATGYPGRTYRFYTGPTIYTFGDGLSYSEFSHHLVKAPNLVAVPLAEGHACKSSRCKSIDALEESCNNIAFDIELRVKNAGQISGSHTVFLFSSPPAVHNAPQKHLLGFEKVHLTPQAQGVVKFNVDVCKHLSMVDETGNRKVALGMHVLHIGNLKSSLTIRI from the exons ATGAGGATACCCTGTTTTTACACGATGGTGTCCTCGAAAAACAGAGCATTATCCTCTGTTTTGCTCTGTTTTCGAGTGCTCTGTTTAATCGTTCTTCAAATTTGGTCACCGTCGAGGCAGGTCTTAGCGCAATCTTCTGCTAATTTTGCTTGTGATGTTGCGAAGAATCCTGCAGTGGCGAGTTACGCGTTTTGTGATCAGAAACTGGACGTGAAAAGCAGAGTGAGTGATTTAGTGAAGCGGCTTACATTGCAGGAGAAAATCGCCAACTTGGTGAATAATGCAGGTGGTGCTAGTAGGCTTGGAGTGCCGAAATATGAGTGGTGGTCTGAGGCCTTACATGGGGTTTCTTATGTTGGTCCGGGGACTCATTTCTCGAGTCTTGTTCCCGGAGCTACTAGTTTCCCTCAGGTCATCTGCACTGCAGCTTCTTTCAATAGTTCACTATTTGAAGCTATTGGGAAG GCGGTATCAAATGAAGCAAGAGCAATGTACAATGTTGGTTTAGCTGGATTAACATACTGGTCACCAAACATTAACATCTACAGAGATCCTAGATGGGGAAGAGGTCACGAAACACCAGGAGAAGACCCTTTACTTACTAGTAAATATGGTTCGTCGTATGTTAAAGGTTTACAAGAAAGAGATGATGGTGATAAAGAGCGCCTTAAAGTTGGAGCTTGTTGCAAACATTATACAGCTTATGATGTTGATAATTGGAAAGGGATCGATCGATATCATTTCAATGCTGtg GTGACAAAACAAGATATGGATGACACTTATCAGCCCCCATTCAAGAGCTGTGTTATTGATGGAAATGTTGCTAGTGTCATGTGTTCCTACAACCAAGTTAATGGCAAGGCTACTTGTGGGGATCCAGACCTACTGGCAGGCGTGATCCGAGGTGAATGGAAACTCAACGG ATACATAAGTTCCGATTGTGATTCGTTAGATGTGATGTTTAATTCTCAACATTACACCAAGACACCACAGGAGACTGCAGCAATTGCTATAAAAGCTGGTTTGGACCTCAACTGTGGGGATTTTCTAGCAAAACATACAGAAAATGCAGTTAAAGAGGGGCTAGTAAAAGAAGCAGACCTAGACAATGCGGTCACAAATAATTTTGCAACATTGGTAAGACTAGGCTTCTTTGATGGTGATCCAAGCAAGCAACTATATGGCAAACTAGGTCCAAAAGATGTGTGCACCCCCGCAAACCAAGAACTCGCCCGAGAAGCTGCAAGACAAGGCGCTGTGCTGCTCAAGAACAGCCCTGGATCGCTTCCACTATCTATCAAAACCATCAAGTCCTTGGCAGTAATTGGACCTAATGCCAATGTCACAAAAACCATGATTGCAAACTATGAAG GTACTCCATGCAAATATACAACTCCTTTGCAAGGTCTAACAGCATTAGTTCCAACATTGTATGCACCTGGTTGTGCCAATGTAGCATGTGCAACAGCACAAGTTGACGCTGCAACAAAAATAGCTTCGACAGCAGATGCAACAGTCCTGATAGTAGGAGATGACCAATCTATTGAAACTGAATCTCGCGATAGGATTGACATTACACTTCCTGGACAACAGACATTACTAATTCAACAAGTTGCAAAGGCATCAAAAGGACCTGTTATTCTTGTAATAATGTCTGGAGGTGGAATGGATGTACAATTTGCTAAAGATGATCCTAAAATCACTAGCATTATGTGGGTTGGTTTCCCAGGTGAAGCTGGTGGAGCTGCAATAGCAGATGTTATTTTCGGATTTTTCAATCCAA GTGGAAGACTACCTATGACATGGTATCCACAATCATATGTTAACAAGGTCAACATGACAAACATGAACATGAGACCTGATCCTGCCACGGGCTATCCAGGCAGAACTTACAGATTCTACACAGGACCGACCATATACACATTTGGAGACGGACTAAGCTACTCAGAATTCAGTCATCACTTAGTAAAAGCACCAAACCTTGTGGCAGTTCCACTAGCCGAAGGCCATGCTTGCAAGTCATCGAGGTGCAAGTCCATCGACGCCTTAGAGGAGAGTTGCAATAACATTGCTTTCGACATTGAACTAAGAGTAAAGAATGCAGGACAAATAAGCGGAAGCCACACAGTGTTCTTGTTTTCGAGTCCTCCAGCAGTGCACAATGCACCACAGAAACACTTGTTGGGGTTTGAGAAGGTGCATTTGACACCGCAAGCACAAGGAGTTGTTAAGTTTAATGTAGATGTTTGCAAGCATTTGAGCATGGTGGATGAGACTGGGAACAGAAAAGTGGCACTGGGAATGCATGTTCTTCATATAGGGAACTTGAAAAGCTCCTTGACTATTAGAATTTAA
- the LOC141666229 gene encoding protein FAR1-RELATED SEQUENCE 5-like, giving the protein MASYLFDYSSSSSDHNDFNYVTPHTKKRVYRKIFNDDEVIDVDSIEDKVNDPGKRKTHSDDDGGFGWKNHDVHGDSDDSNDSFNGDNDDKINDENFIGNMNDVVPCVGMIFDSLDEAESFYRGYGPSIGFEIIIRSSHKHSRNGGISSRLYICRKGGKLGPKPLEVEDRAKGKRPRDVIPRTCCGARMCVAHKISSNKWEVIKVNLEHNHVMVTSDKVNFMQRSRNIDPFTRSLIELFNKSGIETPKVMNLLSETCGGIEKIGFSAQDVRNVIRDIRRRVFDSGAAECGLVLLRDLQKQSDGNFFYRVDVDEENRIRGLVWVDPRSLNAYKNFGDVITFDSTYRTNRYDMPFIPITGVNHHYQNILFGFALIRDEKETTYRWVLKTWLEAVDNKPPITIITDQDIALSNAISEVMPNTNHTYCKWHISSKFPEKLSTLYTQYSEFKTDFNACIYKSLSPTEFEGRWEDLKEKYDLENHNWLNDMYAIRRQWVFAFTKQHFAAGMTTTSRSESMNSFFDEYVKASTGLKEFIENSQKALESQYLRGVQADFDTEYKEMRLFSNSSMEIHASKIYTET; this is encoded by the coding sequence ATGGCTtcttatttatttgattattcaAGTTCATCTAGTGATCATAAcgattttaattatgttaccccCCACACAAAAAAGAGGGTTTATCGTAAAATCTTTAATGATGATGAAGTAATAGATGTTGATAGTATTGAAGATAAAGTTAATGATCCGGGGAAGCGAAAAACGCATAGTGATGATGATGGTGGTTTCGGTTGGAAGAATCACGATGTTCACGGTGATTCCGATGATAGTAATGATTCTTTTAATGGCGATAATGATGATAAAATTAATGATGAAAATTTTATTGGAAATATGAATGATGTAGTTCCTTGTGTTGGTATGATATTTGATTCGTTGGATGAAGCGGAAAGTTTTTATCGAGGTTATGGTCCAAGTATAGGGTTTGAGATAATTATTCGAAGTAgtcataaacattcaagaaatgGTGGTATATCGTCACGTTTGTATATATGTCGAAAGGGTGGAAAATTGGGTCCAAAACCCTTGGAAGTTGAAGATAGGGCTAAAGGGAAACGACCTCGAGATGTTATTCCTCGAACTTGTTGTGGTGCTCGTATGTGTGTTGCTCACAAAATAAGCTCAAACAAATGGGAAGTAATCAAGGTCAACCTAGAGCACAATCATGTTATGGTTACATCGGATAAGGTAAATTTCATGCAAAGATCACGCAACATAGATCCGTTTACCCGATCTTTGATTGAGTTATTCAACAAATCGGGTATCGAGACCCCGAAAGTGATGAATTTACTTAGTGAGACGTGTGGTGGTATTGAAAAAATTGGGTTTTCCGCTCAAGACGTACGAAATGTAATACGTGACATTCGAAGACGGGTTTTTGATTCTGGTGCTGCGGAGTGTGGATTGGTTTTGTTACGAGACTTGCAAAAACAAAGTGATGGCAATTTTTTCTACCGAGTGGATGTGGATGAGGAGAATCGGATTAGGGGTTTGGTGTGGGTTGATCCTCGTTCGCTTAACGCGTACAAGAATTTTGGAGATGTGATAACTTTCGACTCGACATATCGGACTAATAGGTATGACATGCCTTTTATTCCAATTACGGGAGTGAATCACCACTACCAAAATATTTTGTTTGGATTTGCACTTATAAGGGACGAGAAAGAGACTACTTATAGATGGGTTTTGAAGACTTGGTTGGAAGCGGTCGATAACAAGCCACCTATTACCATTATTACGGATCAAGACATCGCTTTAAGTAATGCCATTTCCGAGGTTATGCCTAACACCAACCATACATATTGTAAGTGGCATATTAGTAGCAAGTTTCCCGAGAAACTATCTACTTTGTATACTCAATACTCGGAGTTCAAGACGGATTTTAATGCATGTATCTACAAGTCATTGTCACCAACGGAATTTGAAGGTAGGTGGGAGGACTTGAAagagaaatatgatcttgaaaatCACAATTGGCTAAATGATATGTATGCAATTAGACGGCAATGGGTTTTTGCTTTCACGAAACAACATTTTGCCGCCGGTATGACAACCACCTCAAGGAGCGAGTCTATGAATTCATTTTTTGATGAGTATGTGAAAGCGTCGACCGGTTtgaaagaattcattgagaattCACAAAAAGCTTTGGAGTCACAATATTTACGGGGGGTTCAAGCCGATTTTGACACCGAGTACAAGGAAATGAGACTATTCTCTAACTCGTCAATGGAGATACATGCCTCCAAGATATACACAGAAACTTGA